One region of Flavobacterium sp. KACC 22763 genomic DNA includes:
- a CDS encoding FIST signal transduction protein has translation MKTASILFEDNSFKKEFNNDNLDFAECDLVLGFGSRDLLADGKIFTQLRKRFPSSELVLCSSAGEIYGHEVLDNTISLTAIKFSSTQIKTCEVDIADFENSFQAGSSLIRKFSQNRLKLILILSDGGKVNGSELANGMNSVKEEQVLIVGGLAGDGAKFEKTIVGLNRMPEQGKIIAIGFYGEKLLVSHGSLGGWESFGLERLVTKAEGNVLYEIDGRNVLDLYKIYLGKYAEELPGSALLFPLSIKIDGTDEPIVRTILSIDEKNQTMTFAGDVPTGSRVRFMKANFDRLIDAASEAALSCLQVNSFNPKLALLISCVGRKLILGSRIDEEVEAVSEIFGNTAIAGFYSYGEISPLKPFGDCILHNQTMTITCINEMN, from the coding sequence ATGAAAACAGCTTCCATTTTATTTGAAGACAATTCTTTCAAGAAAGAATTCAATAATGATAATTTAGATTTCGCTGAGTGCGACCTGGTTTTAGGCTTTGGCTCAAGGGATTTATTGGCAGATGGGAAAATTTTCACCCAGTTGAGGAAGAGATTCCCATCTTCGGAATTGGTCTTATGCTCTTCAGCCGGTGAAATTTATGGGCACGAAGTGCTGGACAATACCATAAGCCTCACAGCAATTAAATTTTCTTCGACTCAAATTAAGACCTGCGAAGTTGATATAGCAGATTTTGAGAATAGTTTTCAGGCAGGCTCTTCGCTGATAAGGAAGTTTAGCCAGAATCGTTTAAAATTGATTCTCATACTTTCCGATGGAGGAAAGGTGAATGGGAGCGAGCTGGCAAACGGAATGAATTCGGTGAAAGAAGAGCAGGTGCTAATTGTAGGCGGTCTGGCTGGTGATGGAGCAAAATTTGAAAAAACAATCGTCGGGTTGAATAGAATGCCGGAACAGGGTAAGATAATAGCCATCGGATTCTATGGCGAGAAACTCTTGGTTTCACATGGCTCATTAGGGGGATGGGAAAGTTTCGGGCTCGAGAGGCTGGTTACAAAAGCGGAAGGGAATGTTCTATATGAAATCGACGGGAGAAACGTATTGGATCTCTATAAAATTTATTTAGGGAAATATGCTGAAGAATTGCCGGGTTCGGCACTTCTTTTTCCACTGTCAATTAAAATTGACGGGACAGATGAGCCTATTGTTAGAACCATCCTGTCAATAGATGAGAAAAATCAAACCATGACTTTTGCGGGCGATGTTCCGACAGGCAGCAGGGTGCGGTTCATGAAAGCTAATTTTGACCGCCTTATAGATGCGGCAAGTGAAGCCGCTTTGTCCTGTCTGCAGGTTAATAGCTTTAATCCTAAGCTGGCTCTTTTAATCAGCTGCGTCGGCAGAAAATTAATTTTGGGATCCAGAATCGATGAAGAAGTTGAAGCGGTGTCAGAGATTTTTGGCAATACCGCTATTGCAGGATTTTATTCGTATGGGGAAATTTCTCCCTTAAAGCCATTTGGAGACTGCATACTGCATAATCAGACCATGACCATAACCTGCATTAATGAAATGAATTAG